In Macrotis lagotis isolate mMagLag1 chromosome 8, bilby.v1.9.chrom.fasta, whole genome shotgun sequence, a single genomic region encodes these proteins:
- the CCDC78 gene encoding coiled-coil domain-containing protein 78 — MQTTNSKTNLSAQLVLSEEQKLQIYKELIDLQIETNRLREQYETESFELKCEILALKSRVLELELTGEKAGHEQLGLEKQLKTLEGKRQELSDAYNSLENNYQTLAKQHKAEPEDTASKQEQKKMEKKFLASQEYIQEEMEKMKILQKTHQEKLEERVALLGKELQDTKQKISGTQHKMDEQDMALSASQKQLREVEKENSRLQQQLKMMNEEYRTRLLYYVKKMASYMDNTTQGHQGPQQTDAAEPGAMKKLLDGMLSDIQVSHRSREQQLAKVARNYKKRMESLMQSHESLLYAYRVQREQIKTRTGLDMEPGPPEAHFTINEVNLQSSLTQDLNKLPEEKAHLETQIQELQTKNGSNKASALGAPLPRDDMFWAEIQKQLQELTQNTQSELEKERCQLWRRALVAEEQLSQLQEYVNKHLGRYKQEILRLRKLLGNESS, encoded by the exons ATGCAGACGACCAACTCCAAGACTAACCTATCTGCCCAGCTGGTGCTAAGTGAGGAACAGAAGCTACAG ATTTATAAGGAACTCATCGACCTCCAAATTGAAACCAATCGCTTGAGGGAGCAATATGAGACGGAGAGCTTTGAGCTGAAGTGTGAG ATTCTGGCACTGAAGAGTAGAGTCCTGGAACTGGAACTGACTGGGGAGAAAGCTGGCCATGAGCAGTTAGGGCTGGAAAAGCAGCTAAAGACACTGGAAGGCAAGCGTCAGGAGCTGTCAGATGCTTACAACAGCCTGGAGAACAACTACCAGACCCTGGCCAAGCAGCACAAAGCTGAG CCAGAAGATACTGCCTCAAAACAGGagcagaagaaaatggagaagaag TTTCTGGCCAGTCAAGAATATAttcaggaagagatggaaaagatgAAGATACTGCAGAAGACCCATCAAGAGAAACTGGAGGAGAGAGT GGCATTGCTGGGAAAAGAACTTCAGGATACTAAACAGAAGATTTCTGGCACACAGCACAAGATGGATGAGCAGGATATG GCACTGTCTGCTTCCCAGAAACAGCTTCGAGAAGTGGAAAAGGAGAACTCTAGACTGCAGCAACAGCTGAAGATGATGAATGAGGAGTATCGTACCAGGCTTCTGTACTATGTGAAGAAAATGGCT TCTTACATGGACAACACTACCCAGGGACACCAAGGACCTCAACAGACTGATGCTGCAGAGCCAGGGGCAATGAAGAAACTCTTGGATGGAATGCTAAGTGACATACAGGTCTCACACCGAAGCCGAGAACAGCAACTGGCCAAGGTTGCCCGGAACTACAAGAAGAGGATGGAGAGCCTGATGCAGAGTCATGAGAGTCTACTCTATGCCTACAG GGTCCAGAGGGAGCAGATTAAGACCAGGACTGGTCTTGACATGGAACCTGGTCCTCCAGAAGCTCACTTCACCATTAATGAAGTTAATCTTCAGTCCAGCCTAACCCAAGACCTCAACAAGCTTCCTGAAGAAAAGGCTCACTTGGAGACTCAAATTCAGGAACTGCAGACCAAG AATGGATCCAATAAAGCTTCTGCTTTGGGAGCACCTTTGCCACG GGATGACATGTTCTGGGCTGAAATCCAGAAGCAACTTCAAGAGCTCACCCAAAACACTCAG agtgagctagagaaggagcGGTGCCAGTTGTGGAGACGGGCTTTGGTGGCAGAAGAACAACTCTCACAATTGCAAGAATACGTGAACAAACATCTAGGGAG GTACAAGCAGGAGATCTTGAGGCTGAGGAAGCTTCTGGGGAATGAGTCTTCATAA